Proteins encoded within one genomic window of Brassica rapa cultivar Chiifu-401-42 chromosome A09, CAAS_Brap_v3.01, whole genome shotgun sequence:
- the LOC117125699 gene encoding disease resistance protein ADR2-like — MASSSRSWRYNVFPSFHGPDVRVTFMSHLKKQFQHNGIIAFNDEGIERSKLIGTELIRAIRESRISIVVLSKNYGSSSSCLNELVEIFKCQESAGQIVMTVFYKVDPCDVRKQMAEFGKTFKETCEGKTETQPLTNLKKMDLAMSCHLKARLHGYSKLVPSHVSGSSGGRGRLGYA; from the exons ATGGCGTCTTCTTCTCGGAGCTGGAGATACAACGTCTTCCCGAGCTTCCACGGACCAGATGTTCGTGTAACATTTATGAGTCATTTAAAAAAGCAGTTTCAACACAACGGGATCATAGCGTTCAACGATGAAGGGATTGAGAGAAGCAAACTGATCGGTACTGAACTCATACGGGCGATAAGAGAGTCAAGAATCTCAATCGTGGTGCTCTCGAAGAACTATGGTTCTTCAAGTTCGTGTTTGAATGAGCTGGTGGAGATTTTCAAGTGTCAAGAATCTGCGGGACAAATAGTGATGACGGTTTTCTACAAAGTGGATCCATGTGATGTGAGGAAACAGATGGCAGAGTTTGGTAAGACTTTCAAGGAAACTTGCGAAGGGAAAACAGAGACCCAG CCCCTCACAAATCTCAAGAAGATGGATTTGGCAATGTCCTGTCATTTAAAAGCTAGGTTGCACGGGTACTCCAAGTTGGTGCCGTCTCACGTATCGGGTTCGTCGGGGGGACGGGGACGTCTCGGGTACGCCTAG